The region ATCAGCCACCACTTGGCCCACTTGAAAAGCGCCGATGGCGCCTTCAATCTGGACACCTTCTGGGTGTCTGCCATCCTGGGCTTTGTTTTCCTTGCCGTTTTCTACATGGCTTCGCGCCGCGCGACGGCCGGTGTTCCTGGCAAACTGCAAAACTTCGTCGAAATGATCATGGAAATGGTCAATGAAACCATTAATGGGGCCTTTCACGCCAAAAGCAAGATCATCGCGCCACTGGCCATCACGATTTTTGTCTGGGTCTGGCTGTTGAACGCAATGGACTTCCTGCCGGTTGACCTGCTGCCGAAAGTATTGAGCTGGTTCGGCGTGCACAAGCTGCGCGTGGTACCGACCGCCGACGTGAACCATACTTTTGCGATGTCGTTCTCGGTGGTTCTGTGCATTATCGCGTTTTCCGTCAAGGCCAAGGGCCTGGGCGGCTGGATCAAGGAATTGTTTACCGCGCCGTTCCATGCGAGCGGCATCGTCGGCACAATCTTGTTGGCACCAGTAAATTTCCTGCTGCAAATGGTTGAGTTGGTTGCAAAACTGATCTCCCTGTCGCTGCGACTGTTCGGCAATATGTATGCCGGCGAACTGATTTTCATCTTGATCGCGTTGTTGCCTTGGTGGGCACAGTGGGCGTTGGGTGGTCCATGGGCAATTTTCCATATCTTGATTGTAACTTTGCAAGCTTTTGTGTTTATGGCGTTGACGGTTGTGTATCTGAGCCTTGCGGTTGAGAAGCATTAATCAGCAACTTTATATTTTGTTTTTTTGTTAGTACCTTTCGTTTTTAAATTTAGGAGAATTTTATGCAAGCTCTGATCGCACAAGTACAAAGCATGACCGTTCTGGCAGCAGCAATCATCATCGGCCTGGCCGCAATCGGTACCGCTTTGGGCTTCGCTATCTTGGGTGGTAAATTCCTGGAAGCTTCGGCACGTCAACCAGAACTGATGCCACAACTGCAAACCAAACTGTTCGTTATCGCTGGTCTGCTGGATGCCATCTCGATGATCGGCGTTGGTATCGCTCTGCTGTACACGTTCGCTAACCCGTTCCTGTCGGCTCTGACCGCTGTTGCTCAGTAATTCGCTCCAACCCTAGGAGAAACTTTTAGTTAGGAGCAAAGGTATGGACATCAATATGTCGCTCATCGGCCAGATGATCACCTTCGCGGTGTTGGTCTGGTTCTCGATGAAGTTCGTATTTCCAGCGCTGAACACAGCGCTGGATGAGCGTGCCAAACGAATCGCGGATGGATTGGCTGCGGCCGATCAAGGTCAGGCTTCGATGGCTGTCGCTGAAAAGCGTGCGCAAGAAGCATTGAATGGTGCACGTGAAGAAGCGTCGCAACGCGTTGCGGACGCTGAAAAGCGTGCCCAGCTGGTTGCTGAAGAGATCAAGCAAAATGCCCAGGCTGAAGCGGCGCGTATCATCGCGCAAGCCCAGTCCGACGCCGAGCAGCAACTGTCGAAAGCACGCGAACAATTGCGCGCTCAGGTGGCTGACCTGGCGATCAAAGGTGCCGAGCAGATCCTGAAGCGTGAAGTCAACGCTACGGCTCACGCCGAAATGTTGCAGCGTCTTGCTGTCGAGCTGTAATCATGGCAGAACTCGCAACCGTCGCCCGTCCCTACGCGGAAGCTTTGTTCCGCGTAGCCCAAGCAGGTAAGGAGTCAAGCAACCTCGCGGCGTGGTCCGAACTGGTGTCCGAATTGGCCCAGGTCGGTAGCCACCCCGAGGTACAGGCGTACGCGCGCAATCCGAAAGTTTCGGAGAGCGACGTCGCCGCCACCATCCTGTCGTTGTTGAAATCGCCGCTCAACGAAGAAGTCAAAAACTTCGTTACCCTGTTGATCGAAAATGGCCGCATCAGCCTGCTGCCGGAAATCGGCGCGCAATTCCATGCCTTGAAAAATGGCCTGGAAGGTGCGGCTGACGCCGAGATCACGAGCGCTTTCGATCTGAGCGAAGGCCAAACGGCCGAGCTGGTCGCAACGCTGGAAAAGAAATTCAGTCGTAAGCTCAACCCTGCCGTCACAGTGGATCCATCGCTGCTCGGCGGCGTGCGCGTGGTTGTTGGCGACCAGGTGCTCGACACCTCGGTGCGCGCCAAACTGCAGCAATTGCACGCCGCACTGGTGTCGTAAGACACGCGCTTCGGCAGGCCAGCTTAGACAGACCCTTACCCCTCGCGCAAGCTGAGAGAAACACTTTTAGGAGTTAGTATGCAACTCAACCCATCTGAAATCAGCGAGTTGATCAAGAGCCGGATCCAAGGTCTTGATGGCGGCGCTGAAGTGCGTAACCAAGGCACGGTTATTTCCGTTGCCGACGGTATCTGCCGCATCCACGGCCTGTCGGACGTGATGCAAGGCGAGATGCTGGAATTCCCGGGCAACACCTTCGGCCTGGCGATGAACCTGGAGCGCGACTCCGTCGGTTCCGTGATTCTGGGTGCTTACGAGCACATCTCCGAAGGCGACACGGTGAAATGCACCGGCCGCATTCTGGAAGTGCCGGTCGGTCCTGAACTGCTGGGCCGCGTGGTCAACGCGCTGGGCCAGCCGATCGACGGCAAAGGCGCCATCGAGACCAAGCTGACGGCCGCGATTGAAAAAATCGCCCCGGGCGTGATCGCCCGTGAATCCGTTTCGCAACCGATGCAAACCGGCCTGAAGTCGATCGATGCGATGGTTCCAGTTGGCCGCGGCCAGCGCGAACTGATCATCGGCGACCGTCAGACCGGTAAGTCCGCCGTGGCGATTGATGCGATCATCAATCAAAAAGGCCAGGGCATGAAATGTATCTACGTCGCGATTGGCCAGAAGGCCTCGTCGATCAAGAACATCGTGCGCTCGCTGGAACAGCACGGCGCGATGGAATACACCATCGTGGTCGCCGCTTCCGCTTCGGAATCGGCCGCCATGCAATACATCTCGCCGTACTCCGGTTGCGCCATGGGCGAATACTTCCGTGACCGCGGTGAAGATGCACTGATCGTCTACGATGATCTGTCGAAACAAGCTGTTGCTTACCGTCAGATCTCGCTGCTGCTGCGCCGTCCACCAGGTCGCGAAGCGTACCCAGGCGACGTGTTCTACCTGCACAGCCGCCTGCTGGAACGCGCAGCCCGCGTGAACGCCGACTACGTCGAGAAGTTCACCGACGGTGCCGTCAAAGGCAAGACCGGTTCGCTGACGGCACTGCCGATCATCGAAACCCAGGCGGGTGACGTGTCGGCCTTCGTGCCAACCAACGTGATTTCGATTACCGACGGCCAGATCTTCCTGGAAACGTCGTTGTTCAACGCAGGTATCCGTCCTGCGATTAACGCCGGTATTTCCGTATCGCGCGTCGGTGGCGCCGCCCAGACCAAGGTCATCAAAAACCTGTCCGGCGGTATCCGTACCGACCTGGCGCAGTACCGTGAGCTGGCCGCGTTTGCGCAGTTCGCCTCGGACCTGGACGAATCGACCCGCAAGCAGCTGGACCGTGGTGCGCGCGTGACGGAATTGCTCAAGCAAGCCCAGTACTCGCCACTGTCGATCTCGCTGATGGCCGTCTCGCTGTTCTCGGTGAACAAGGGCTTCATGGACGACGTGCCAGTCAAGCAAGTGCTGTCGTTCGAAGCAGGCGTCCACGCTTACATGAAAACCAAGCAAGCTGCTCTGCTGGCCAAGATCGAAGAAACCAAGCAACTCGACAAAGACAGCGAAGCAACTCTGTCGGCGGCCATTGCTGATTTCAAGAAATCCGGCGCATATTAAGCGGCCAGGCGGCGCCCACCTCGAGTGAGGCGCCGCCCTACGCGCAGAAGGAGTAAGGACTCATGGCATCAAGCAAAGAGATACGTGGCAAGATCAAAAGCGTAGAGAATACGAAGAAGATCACCAAGGCGATGGAAATGGTCGCCGCGTCCAAAATGCGCAAGGCGCAAGACCGGATGCGGGCCGCTCGTCCCTACAGTGACAAGATTCGTAATATCGCCGCCAATCTGGCGAATGCCAATCCGGAATACACGCACCCGTTCCTGGCGGCAGCGCAAGGCACGGAAGCCAAGGCAGTGGGTTTCATCGTCGTCACGACCGACAAGGGTCTGTGCGGCGGCATGAACACCAATATCTTGCGCCAGGTGACGAGCAAGTCGCGCGAGCTGGAAACAGCCGGCAACAAGATTGAAGCAGTCGCTATCGGTAACAAGGGGTTGGGTTTTTTGAATCGCATCGGCGTCAAGATCGTCGCCTCTGCCATTCAGACTGGTGATACGCCACATCTGGATAAATTGATCGGACCTGTCAAGGTCATGCTCGAAGAGTTCCAGGCTGGCAAGCTCGACGCAGTGTACCTGTGCTACACCAAATTCATCAACACGATGAAGCAGGAACCAGTGGTCGAACAGCTGCTGCCATTGACGGCCGACAAAATGGTCGCCGACAAGAGCGCACACTCGTGGGATTACATCTACGAGCCGGATGCACAAAGCATCATCGACGAATTGCTGGAGCGCTATGTAGAAGCGCTGGTGTACCAGGCAGTCGCGGAGAATCTGGCGTCCGAGCAATCGGCACGGATGGTCGCGATGAAAGCTGCAAGCGACAACGCAGGTAGTGTGATCGGCGAACTGAAGCTCGTCTACAACAAGACCCGCCAAGCTGCGATTACCAAAGAACTCTCCGAAATCGTCGCCGGTGCGGCAGCGGTTTAAACGAATTTAACTATATTTGAAGGAACGAACATGGCTGATGGCAAAATCGTTCAGTGTATCGGCGCTGTGGTGGACGTTGAGTTTCCCCGCAACGCGATGCCTAAGGTATTTGATGCCTTGAAGATGGCGGGCTCGGAACTGACCCTGGAAGTACAACAGCAGTTGGGCGACGGCATTGTCCGTACCATTGCACTCGGCTCGTCCGATGGCCTGCGTCGCGGCATGATGATCCAGAACACCGGCAAACCTATCATGGTGCCAGTCGGTAAAGCAACCCTGGGCCGCATCATGGACGTGCTGGGTAACCCGATCGACGAATGCGGTCCGGTATCGCACGAACAGATCGCCTCGATCCACCGCACCGCTCCTGCGTACGACGAACTGTCGCCATCGCAAGAACTGCTGGAAACCGGCATCAAGGTGATCGACCTGGTGTGCCCGTTTGCAAAAGGCGGTAAAGTCGGCCTGTTCGGCGGCGCCGGCGTGGGCAAGACCGTGAACATGATGGAACTGATCAACAACATCGCCAAGGCACACAGCGGCGTGTCCGTGTTTGCCGGCGTTGGTGAGCGTACTCGCGAGGGTAACGACTTCTACCACGAGATGGCTGATGCGAAAGTGGTCGATCTGGAAAATCCGGAAAACTCCAAAGTCGCAATGGTCTACGGCCAGATGAATGAACCACCAGGCAACCGTCTGCGCGTGGCGCTGACCGGCCTGACGATCGCTGAATCGTTCCGTGATGAAGGCAAGGACGTGTTGTTCTTCGTCGACAACATCTACCGCTTCACGCTGGCCGGTACCGAAGTATCGGCACTGCTGGGCCGTATGCCGTCGGCCGTGGGTTACCAACCGACCCTGGCTGAAGAAATGGGCCGTCTGCAAGAGCGTATCACGTCGACCAAGACCGGCTCGATCACCTCGATCCAGGCCGTCTACGTTCCTGCCGATGATTACACCGATCCGTCGCCAGCAACCACCTTTGCTCACCTGGATTCGACCGTTGCCCTGTCGCGTGACATCGCCTCGCTGGGTATCTACCCGGCCGTCGATCCACTGGACTCGACCTCGCGTCAGCTGGATCCGCTGATCGTTGGTCAAGAGCACTACGACACCGCGCGTGCCGTGCAAACGACTCTGCAGCGCTACAAGGAACTGCGTGACATTATCGCGATTCTGGGCATGGACGAGCTGGCACCGGAAGACAAACTGCTGGTGGCCCGCGCACGCAAGATGCAGCGTTTCCTGTCGCAGCCTTTCCACGTCGCTGAAGTGTTTACCGGTTCGCCAGGTAAATACGTTTCGCTGAAAGACACGATCAAGGGCTTCAAGATGATCGCGTCGGGCGAACTCGATCACCTGCCGGAACAAGCGTTCTACATGGTCGGCACGATCGACGAAGCAATCGAAAAAGCCAAGAAACTTAACTAAGTTAAGTCTGGGCCTAACCCCGCCCCTCACGAGGCGGGGTTCTTCAACCCGATAGGACACACATGGCACACACAATTCACGTTGACGTGGTTTCCGCTGAAGAATTGATTTTTTCAGGTGAAGCAGAATTCGTCGCGTTGCCGGGTGAACAAGGCGAGCTGGGCATCTACCCACGCCACACGCCCTTGATTACCCGCATCCGTCCGGGCGCGGTCCGCATCAAGGTAGTCGGCCAGGCTGAAGAAGAGTTCGTCTTCGTCGCCGGCGGCTTGCTGGAAGTGCAGCCTGACACCGTGACCGTCCTGGCCGATACCGCGATCCGCGGTCACGACCTCGACGAAGCGAAAGCGCTGGAAGCGAAGAAGCTGGCGGAAGAAAACATCCACAACAAGGATTCGGGCATCGACTACGCGCAAGCGCAAGCCGAGCTGGCCAGCGCGATTGCGCAACTGGCCGCGATCCAGAAGCTGCGCAAGCATTAATTGCCGCGCATGCAAAAAAAGCAGCCTTCGGGCTGCTTTTTTTTTGCTGGCGGAGGTGGTGGTGTCGGGTTACGCGCTGCGCGCTAACCCGACCTACGATATCCGCCGGCACGCCGGGTAGGCCGGATTAGGCCGAAGGCCGTAATCCGACAACATGGTTGACGCGGCTGGTAACTTAACTGCACATGCCATACGCCTTGCGCTCATCAAAATAGCGATAGGTAAACGTGCGCACCGGATAGCGCTTGCCGGCCACCAGCATGTCCGGCATGTTCAAGTCAAACCGCTGCGGCAGCTGGCGCGGCAGCTGCAGGCGCAAGCGCCATTGGGTGGCCTTGCTGTTGCCCACCGCCGAGAACATGATGGGCAGCTGCTCGATCACGTCGACGATTTCCGCCTTCTGGTCCAGGCCGCGCTGGTAGATGGTGGTCACCCTGGCATTTGCAAACGGCGGCTTTTTCGGTTCTTCCAGCAAGAACGACAGCCGCGTAAAACTGGCCTGCGTGCCGACCGGCAAAGTAAAAATCAGCGCCAGTTCCGTGCCGCCATCCTTGAGCGTGGTGGGGGGCGTGGCATACACGGTGATACCGCGCGGCAGCTCGAAGCGCGAGCCTTCGGTCCACGTCTTGCAATCGGGCGTGGTGGCCTGGTACAGGCTGGGCGCCGTATAGTCGTCGCACGCGGACAGCAGCAGCAGGAGTGGCAGGGCAAGCAGGGCGGAACGGCGCATGGGCGTGATCGGTAAGAAGTGAGCCGACAGTGTAAGCGATCGCCAGGCAATCAGCCAGCGATGGCCTGGCCGGGCGGGGCGCGGCGCGCCGTGTGCAGCGCGCAGTGCCGTGCCGCCAGTGCGGTGCTGATGATATCGAGCGCGACCTGCGGCCGGGCCGCGCCGCACATGAAGATATCGACGGCGGCAAAGCCGGCTTCGGGCCAGGTGTGGATCGAGATATGCGACTCGGCCAGCAGCAGCACGCCGGTCACGCCCGCCTCCGCGCCGAAGCTGTGGAAGTGGCCGTGCAATACCTGCGCACCGGCTTCGATGGCGGCCTGGCGCAACAGGTTTTCCAGCGCCGCGCAGTCGCGCAAGGGTGCCGCATCGACGCCGGACAGGTCGGCCAGCAGATGGGTACCGAGCGGCAGGTGCGCGCTGGCCGTCACTTGTGGCTGCCGCCGCTGGAGCCGCCGCCATAACTGCCGCCACCGCTGCCGGTGCGCGAACTCCAGCTGCTGCCGCCGCTGCCACTGCCGGCCACCTTGAACATGCGCACCCAGTTGGCGGCCGTGACGGAAAAGGTCACCATCAGCGCGTAGATCACGTATTTGCTCATTGCGGGGTCTTTGTATTCTTGTCGAGGAAAAGGGCGGGCACGAACAGCGCCAGGCAACCCAGCACACTCCACATCAGGGTGCTGGAAAACGAGACGAACATCGGGATCGCATTCAACACCAGGGTGATGATGATAAAGACCTTGGCCACGCCGCGATGACTCATCTTGATGTTCGAGGACGGCGCAATACCGTGAAAAGCGGCGCCGAACCAGGCGCTCATCTGATCGTAGGCGACTGGTACCGAGCGTGACCAGGTCATCTCTTCGCCGGTCAGTTCCGCCGCCAGTTTGGTCTGCCCCTGTTCGAATTCATAGACATGGGTAGTGTCGCCGACGGCCACCTTCCAGTTGAAGGCGCCGGCCGCATACGTCACTTGCGAGCCATAGTCATACAGCTTGGTGTAGGTGGCGCCGTCGAGCGTGCATTTGTCCGCATCGAGGGAGGCCCAGGTGGGCCAGTTCGGCAGCACGCTGGCACGCGACCAGCCTTCGTCGGTTTCCACCAGCCAGAAAAAGCCCGCGTGCGCGTTGTACAGCAGGTATTCGTTCCACTCCGTGCCCTCGTCGTCGGCGCGGCGCATCATGCCGATCACGGTAAAGTCGACATTGTTGATCTTGGCGCTGGCGCCCAGTTCCAGGGTGATGTCCGCCTCCTCTTCCACTTGCTGGCCCTTGGCCAGCACCTGCGCCTCGGGGCCGGTGGCGTCGAGCTGCGCATGGCAGGCCGGGCAGACCAGCTGCGCGGCGGCGCCCGGCACATATTTGATGCCGCTGCCGCAGGAAGGGCAGTCGAGCGCATCGAGCTTGCCGCGGTATTTGCCGGCGGTGCGCGCGATCGCATCGGTGTCGCGCAGCAGCTGGCACTGCATGCCCTCCAGGGTGACGGCCACGCCCTGGTACAGCACCGGCTGCGGACCATCGGTATAGTCGAGCGTGGCGAAGCTGGCGTAGTTGCGCAGGTCGGCCACCTGGATGCGCCAGCCGCTGCCGACCTTGAACGGCAGTTCGCCCTGGCCGGCGATGCACTCGCCGCTGCGCACTTCGGCCGCCGTGTACGGTTCGTTATTGATGGTGTACTGCTGGCCCGGGCGCAGTTCGGCAAAGGCGGGCAGCGCGCCTGCCGCCTTGCGCTCGCGCGTCATGGTGTACAGGCCGGACGAGTCGCCCAGCCACGCCGTGCTGGCGTCGTCGAACAGCAGATACCATTCGTTCCAGGTGCCGGCCGCATAGCGCTGCTGGATGCGTCCGACCACCGTGAAATGGACGCCTTCGTGCACGCCGGCCGTGCCGATTTGAATCGCCGAATAGTCCTCCAGCACGGCCGACATCTTGCCGATATCGCGCACCGAGTCGGCGTCCTTGAGGATGGTGCCGTGGCAGTAATCGCACACGGCCAGCACGGAAGCGTGCGAGCGGAAATGGACTTCCGCGCCGCAGCTGGGACAGGAAACAGTTTGCATGCGGTCGCGCTTAACCGATCAGTTTTTTCAGCAGTTCCGCTTTCGCGCCGTCGTAGTCGGCCGGCGAAATCAGACCCTTGTCGAGCAGGCCCTTGAGTTTTTCCAGCCGCGCTTCGATCGGTTCTTCGGCGGGTGCCGGTGGGACAGCCGCCGGTGCAGGTGCCTGTGGCTGCAACGCGCTTCCTGTCCCCTGCGCCATGCCCTGCGCCATCACCTGGCCGATCGACAGTCCGGCGCCCAGGCCCGCGCCGATGCCGGCCAGGCCGCCTTCGTTCTGCGCCGCCAGCGGAATCGCGTTCGCCACCTGGAACTTGGTAAAGCCGCTCATCTTGTCGGCGCCCAGGCCGCCCTTCATGCCGGCCGAGATGCGCTCGTCCAGCGCCGCCTGCAGTTCCTCGGGCAGGCTGATGCTGGCCACGTTGAACTCGTCGAGGCCCACGCCATAGCGGGCAAACGCCTGCGCCAGGCCGTCCTTGACCTGCTGCGCCATCAGCGCCTGGTTGGCCGCCATGTCGAGGAAGGGCACGTTGGCGCCGCCCAGCGAGCTGGCCATGCTGGCCATCAGGATGCCGCGCAACTGGTCTTCCACTTCGTCGCGCGTGTAGACGTCGCGCGTGCCACTGATTTCCGTAAAAAAGGTGCGGGCGTCGGCGATGCGGTACGAGTACATGCCAAAGGCGCGCACGCGTATCATGTCGAAGTCCTTGTCGCGGATCGTGATCGGCTGCGGCGTGCCCCATTTGCGGCCCGTCTGCACGCGGGTGCTGAAGTAATACACGTCGGACTTGAAGGGCGAATCGAACAGCTTGTCCCAGTTCTTCAGGTTGGTCAGCAGGGGCAGGGTTTGCGTGGTCAGCTTGTGCGTGCCGGGGCCGAACACGTCGGCGATCTTGCCCTCATTGACGAAGACGGCCACCTGCGACTCGCGCACGTTCAAAATGGCGCCGTTCTGGATCTCGAAATCCTGCATCGGAAAGCGCCAGGCCAGCACGCCTTCCTTCTCTTCGTTCCATTGCAGTACATCGATAAACTGCTTCTTGATAAAGCTGCCGAGGCTCATGATGGTGTCCTTGCGAAGATGATGACGGGGTCAGGAAATGCAGGCGGCGTTGATGGCGCCGATCGCCAGCGCGATGGCGCCCAGCAGGCCGCCAAAGGCGCTGTTGTTCGATTCGATCTGGTCTTTCGACATGCGCAGCAGCCGCGTGGTGACCAGGTAGGCCAGCAGCTGCACCACCATCGCGCCAAACGCCCAGGCGAAGAACTGCTGGTAATTCGCCGTGTGCATCAGCGACGAAGCGATGGTGGCCGAAAAGCCGAGGATGGCGCCGCCCAGCGACAGCGCCG is a window of Janthinobacterium sp. J1-1 DNA encoding:
- the atpB gene encoding F0F1 ATP synthase subunit A; amino-acid sequence: MTTEHAIEAGHAAPANATEYISHHLAHLKSADGAFNLDTFWVSAILGFVFLAVFYMASRRATAGVPGKLQNFVEMIMEMVNETINGAFHAKSKIIAPLAITIFVWVWLLNAMDFLPVDLLPKVLSWFGVHKLRVVPTADVNHTFAMSFSVVLCIIAFSVKAKGLGGWIKELFTAPFHASGIVGTILLAPVNFLLQMVELVAKLISLSLRLFGNMYAGELIFILIALLPWWAQWALGGPWAIFHILIVTLQAFVFMALTVVYLSLAVEKH
- the atpE gene encoding F0F1 ATP synthase subunit C, producing MQALIAQVQSMTVLAAAIIIGLAAIGTALGFAILGGKFLEASARQPELMPQLQTKLFVIAGLLDAISMIGVGIALLYTFANPFLSALTAVAQ
- a CDS encoding F0F1 ATP synthase subunit B; this translates as MDINMSLIGQMITFAVLVWFSMKFVFPALNTALDERAKRIADGLAAADQGQASMAVAEKRAQEALNGAREEASQRVADAEKRAQLVAEEIKQNAQAEAARIIAQAQSDAEQQLSKAREQLRAQVADLAIKGAEQILKREVNATAHAEMLQRLAVEL
- a CDS encoding F0F1 ATP synthase subunit delta gives rise to the protein MAELATVARPYAEALFRVAQAGKESSNLAAWSELVSELAQVGSHPEVQAYARNPKVSESDVAATILSLLKSPLNEEVKNFVTLLIENGRISLLPEIGAQFHALKNGLEGAADAEITSAFDLSEGQTAELVATLEKKFSRKLNPAVTVDPSLLGGVRVVVGDQVLDTSVRAKLQQLHAALVS
- the atpA gene encoding F0F1 ATP synthase subunit alpha encodes the protein MQLNPSEISELIKSRIQGLDGGAEVRNQGTVISVADGICRIHGLSDVMQGEMLEFPGNTFGLAMNLERDSVGSVILGAYEHISEGDTVKCTGRILEVPVGPELLGRVVNALGQPIDGKGAIETKLTAAIEKIAPGVIARESVSQPMQTGLKSIDAMVPVGRGQRELIIGDRQTGKSAVAIDAIINQKGQGMKCIYVAIGQKASSIKNIVRSLEQHGAMEYTIVVAASASESAAMQYISPYSGCAMGEYFRDRGEDALIVYDDLSKQAVAYRQISLLLRRPPGREAYPGDVFYLHSRLLERAARVNADYVEKFTDGAVKGKTGSLTALPIIETQAGDVSAFVPTNVISITDGQIFLETSLFNAGIRPAINAGISVSRVGGAAQTKVIKNLSGGIRTDLAQYRELAAFAQFASDLDESTRKQLDRGARVTELLKQAQYSPLSISLMAVSLFSVNKGFMDDVPVKQVLSFEAGVHAYMKTKQAALLAKIEETKQLDKDSEATLSAAIADFKKSGAY
- the atpG gene encoding F0F1 ATP synthase subunit gamma yields the protein MASSKEIRGKIKSVENTKKITKAMEMVAASKMRKAQDRMRAARPYSDKIRNIAANLANANPEYTHPFLAAAQGTEAKAVGFIVVTTDKGLCGGMNTNILRQVTSKSRELETAGNKIEAVAIGNKGLGFLNRIGVKIVASAIQTGDTPHLDKLIGPVKVMLEEFQAGKLDAVYLCYTKFINTMKQEPVVEQLLPLTADKMVADKSAHSWDYIYEPDAQSIIDELLERYVEALVYQAVAENLASEQSARMVAMKAASDNAGSVIGELKLVYNKTRQAAITKELSEIVAGAAAV
- the atpD gene encoding F0F1 ATP synthase subunit beta; protein product: MADGKIVQCIGAVVDVEFPRNAMPKVFDALKMAGSELTLEVQQQLGDGIVRTIALGSSDGLRRGMMIQNTGKPIMVPVGKATLGRIMDVLGNPIDECGPVSHEQIASIHRTAPAYDELSPSQELLETGIKVIDLVCPFAKGGKVGLFGGAGVGKTVNMMELINNIAKAHSGVSVFAGVGERTREGNDFYHEMADAKVVDLENPENSKVAMVYGQMNEPPGNRLRVALTGLTIAESFRDEGKDVLFFVDNIYRFTLAGTEVSALLGRMPSAVGYQPTLAEEMGRLQERITSTKTGSITSIQAVYVPADDYTDPSPATTFAHLDSTVALSRDIASLGIYPAVDPLDSTSRQLDPLIVGQEHYDTARAVQTTLQRYKELRDIIAILGMDELAPEDKLLVARARKMQRFLSQPFHVAEVFTGSPGKYVSLKDTIKGFKMIASGELDHLPEQAFYMVGTIDEAIEKAKKLN
- a CDS encoding F0F1 ATP synthase subunit epsilon produces the protein MAHTIHVDVVSAEELIFSGEAEFVALPGEQGELGIYPRHTPLITRIRPGAVRIKVVGQAEEEFVFVAGGLLEVQPDTVTVLADTAIRGHDLDEAKALEAKKLAEENIHNKDSGIDYAQAQAELASAIAQLAAIQKLRKH
- the speD gene encoding adenosylmethionine decarboxylase gives rise to the protein MTASAHLPLGTHLLADLSGVDAAPLRDCAALENLLRQAAIEAGAQVLHGHFHSFGAEAGVTGVLLLAESHISIHTWPEAGFAAVDIFMCGAARPQVALDIISTALAARHCALHTARRAPPGQAIAG
- a CDS encoding DUF4178 domain-containing protein — encoded protein: MQTVSCPSCGAEVHFRSHASVLAVCDYCHGTILKDADSVRDIGKMSAVLEDYSAIQIGTAGVHEGVHFTVVGRIQQRYAAGTWNEWYLLFDDASTAWLGDSSGLYTMTRERKAAGALPAFAELRPGQQYTINNEPYTAAEVRSGECIAGQGELPFKVGSGWRIQVADLRNYASFATLDYTDGPQPVLYQGVAVTLEGMQCQLLRDTDAIARTAGKYRGKLDALDCPSCGSGIKYVPGAAAQLVCPACHAQLDATGPEAQVLAKGQQVEEEADITLELGASAKINNVDFTVIGMMRRADDEGTEWNEYLLYNAHAGFFWLVETDEGWSRASVLPNWPTWASLDADKCTLDGATYTKLYDYGSQVTYAAGAFNWKVAVGDTTHVYEFEQGQTKLAAELTGEEMTWSRSVPVAYDQMSAWFGAAFHGIAPSSNIKMSHRGVAKVFIIITLVLNAIPMFVSFSSTLMWSVLGCLALFVPALFLDKNTKTPQ
- a CDS encoding SPFH domain-containing protein — protein: MSLGSFIKKQFIDVLQWNEEKEGVLAWRFPMQDFEIQNGAILNVRESQVAVFVNEGKIADVFGPGTHKLTTQTLPLLTNLKNWDKLFDSPFKSDVYYFSTRVQTGRKWGTPQPITIRDKDFDMIRVRAFGMYSYRIADARTFFTEISGTRDVYTRDEVEDQLRGILMASMASSLGGANVPFLDMAANQALMAQQVKDGLAQAFARYGVGLDEFNVASISLPEELQAALDERISAGMKGGLGADKMSGFTKFQVANAIPLAAQNEGGLAGIGAGLGAGLSIGQVMAQGMAQGTGSALQPQAPAPAAVPPAPAEEPIEARLEKLKGLLDKGLISPADYDGAKAELLKKLIG
- a CDS encoding DUF350 domain-containing protein is translated as MPDILNYLIHLLLAAVLLIVFFVIYTRVTPYEEVLLIRQGNQAAALSLGGAILGFSATIASSLMHTANYQQFFAWAFGAMVVQLLAYLVTTRLLRMSKDQIESNNSAFGGLLGAIALAIGAINAACIS